AAAATATCATATAtagtatcataaatatattttaaaaccccCCTTAGAAAAAAATCGTATCTACGCCGCTCCATACAAGAACCACACTTTGGTATTTAAATGTACTgttgttgtattataaataatatggtatacaaaTTGAAGAATCAGGACAGcattattattggtaaattGTTATTCATTAGTTATTTATGATGATTAATTTTcactacctaggtacttatttaataatttaaatagttaaaataaataaatgtcttaATGACTAAGAGCGTTTTAGATAATTTAACCATTCAACTACacccatgatattataatataatattgatttataataggtacctatatttatgtatttcaataGTCTTGCGTCGGAACCGGCCGTGTACGGGGTTTAGTGTAGAGCAAGAACCTATGCACGCGGCGGAAACGATCAACAACGGCGACGTAGGTGAAaatgaaaaggaaaaaaaatcataactgtCGTAGTTGTCGGCCGCCGtttacaacaacaatattaacaataaagtgtgtatgtgtgtgtgtgtgcaaaaGAGATTCAGAGGTGTACACAATATAAGTACATCGTGTGCGTAGAAGGGTGAATAAAGGACGTGTGCAGTGTGCACGCGCGTGAATTGGCCCGGAAAGTcgaattatacattattattattattttatatgtttatttccGGGAGATCGGCCCCGCCCGTGGGTGACGCGTAATTGGTTGTTTGGTTTGAGGTGCGTCTGAAAGGAGGCGGCGGACCGTGTTTATATTCTCGGCGTGttcgtctataatattatattatgcagtgtACGCGACCCAGCGCGCACGCCGAACCCCCGAACGCACGTGTTCGCGAAtcaccttatataatataaaatatacaggatGAACATAAACAAAAGAAAGCTGTCTCCAGTGTTAAGTTTTCTGATTTCCTTGGCagctatatacaatttattatattattataaacaagttTTCTCAGATTATAGATACAACATAGGTACAGTAAAATGGGGTGAAGTGCAACTGGAAGGTGAATTGCAACAAGTAttcagtaattatatttataatgataaacaaTGTAACAACAATTCTAAAaagtaatagttataatttttttttgttttatatattcataatgtTTATATTCACATGTTGAGATCGATAGTTGATTGATTATCATTTTCGATAGAAATCTACGTAGGTACTATGTAGATTTGTACTATGTACTATGTTTTATATGATACCCACGCACCTacgtagtttttattaaatatattaaaaatcaatttttgttgttagataataattaatatattatttttatttaataagtatcaCAAGTTCTTCGTTCATGGTCTATTTCATGTTCATAAATGTCATtagattttatgtttttgtgatatactatttaattattattgtttgtttatgCGAGTttcacttattaaaattaaaatttaaattaattccccattgatttaatttatattgatcaaaataatccagttatttttaatatattattatgaacgaaCGGGCATATTGCCATATTTCGAAACTGGGACAGTCCTATAGGTATGCCTATTAATATTTAGGCTGTGGGTGAGTTGCGGCCCGACTTGTCGTTTCCGGTGTTGGAGACCAGTGAATTCCGGCCcgataatattttaggtataggtTAGTTGCGGCCCGAGTAATTATCATTACCTAGgtaccttacctatataatatatatatgcctatTACCAAGGCTGGTCAAgctaacgattttttttaactcaaaaagttaaattattttaaaataataaagttaagttaaattaaaagttactcatattttttcgttaaataacgagttaattaacttaatgttttaacttaattttaacttttaattcgtTAATGCTCAGCCTTGCCTATTACTTATGCACCTGGCAGATGCGGTGTTGGATATACATAGCGATAAccgaataacgataaacgaaatGTTCAACACGTATGGGAAATTGggaagttatatttttgtatatgatAAAGATAATATTGATCGCTTTATCGTATTATCTGCCTTATAACTAAGATAATCGGATAATTTAAAATGGCAATATGAAAATTGTCAATGCGTATTCATTCCGAAATCAATCGTTATTCGTATAAGTTTTTTTCGtgtgtataatagtttatataatatattatacgtattttaatatagttcGTCATGGAATTTGTATATAGTGAAAAATCGAAGCCTCTTATTATCTACGAAGGCTACAAATTCCGTTTTCATAAGACACTACAAGATGATGTACAGCGGTGGCCTTGCTGTGTCAAAAATCGTAagtgctttattaaattatcatcttCAAATGTAATAGTTGAGAGTAACACCAATCACGAACATAGCGAACCTGACAAAAAAGCTCTAAATAGGCAAATAATGAGTAATTCTTTGAAAAGAAAAGGTTTGGTAGACATTTCTTGCAAACCGTCAAAACTTATTCGCTCGAAATTGAAACAAGGTGATATACCGACTTTGActaacaatgatttatcattaattcGACATAATATTCATCGCGCCCGTCTATCTGTGCATCCCCCTCTGCCAAGCTGCATTGAAGAATTACATACTGCTTTGGGATCCATGGAAATTAAAACCAACATTGGtgaacagtttttatttgtaaatgatAAAGAGAATTCGATAGTTGGTTTTTCTAcggaacaaaatataaaagtgtTATGTGACATAAAGAAAATATACGTCGATGAGACGTTCAAAAGCTGTCCAAAAAACTTTACACAACTTTTTACCATACATGGTCTTAAAAATGATGTGTATTTACCTCTTGTGTTTTTTTTACTGCCCAACAAGTTAAGTACTACATACACGTGTGCATTTCAACATGTAATTCGTCACTCCATATCCATTGGTGTATCGTGCTTTCctactaacatttttatagattttgaaCCAGCAATCCATAGTGCTGCAGTGGAAGTCTTCCCTAATGCAAAAATAAGAGGTTGTCGATTTCATTTAGGGCAAAGTTGGTGGAGGAAAATCCATAGTTTAGGACTTACTAAATTACACAATGATAACACAGACGAtagtcattatttaaaatatttttttggattacCATTTTTGGAGCCTGAAAACGTCATAGACTTCTTTACTGACGACTTTATGGCAATACAGCCTGCTGAAAATGACCTGATAGTGAAATGTACagactacattttttaaaactatatttcaccGGACGCTATGTTCCCCCCAATATTTGGGCACAGTTTACTGCTAGCTGCAACCGTACTACAAACAGCTGTGAAAGTTTTCATTCCAAACTAAATATGTCGTTCTACATTAGCcatcctaatatattatataactttgttGATGTCTTACTACAAATTCAATCGGAaacatacattaaatttagaagtaaaagtgtaagaacaaaaaaaatatgtgaaaaagaaatcgataattttgatttagttAAATcgttaagttttaagtttttgccAAAACAAtagtcaaatttttatttatatttgaatacttttattttttttttgaaattattatcattatattatactacctatattctTAAAACAGTtatgacatacattttttttattaatacatgaatacttttaattttttgacattattatcattattgtattataccaatacttttattttttattatttattttttttaagacaaatattaaataagtacctacgacAATTTATACTAGAAAGTACGTAATATTGTGatgtttatatactatatatatatagacatatagtatataatatataaaagtaatatatagattattgtaTGGCCGCAACTCGTTCGACCTCTAATAAACCCGGGCCGCAACTCGTACGTTATTTAGGGATTGGGCCGCAACTCACCAACaccgaatatttaatattagtcaTTAGTTTTCCGGTGTgttcaaattgaatattttagtatttcacattattaaataaaataataatatgcagtagTCAAATGAATAGGTACTTGAATTTTTAAGACTTATATGAACAAGAACCCGTCATTTggaaatcaaaacatttaaaacataaagaCCGAAATGTAGTTAACGACATGTGGTTTAACATTTAAAAGACCTTCAGTCTTCTATACACTGTACAAGAGATGTCAGTGTGGGGATGATATCAGTTCTACCAATAATAACTGACTACATCGGTATGGCCAGCTGTAATGCCTAGTTTACACGCTGCGTAGTACTTGTCATTAGTACTTGTCACTGGCACTAATGATCCATCGGTCACACACACAACTGATTTGTGCATAGTATTggttaatagtaaataataaacaagtgATAACATTATGATAACAGatgatttatttgttatttattgtagtgactactgaatattattaatgtactaAATGAAATGGACCGTCGTAGTGTTATAAaacaaagttttaaatattattcaaacataataatatcagctTTAATAGATTAACTGGAAACcgaattaagtaaaaaacaaaaatgaatatgGACGAGGAAATGGCTCCTTCGAAGAGATACACATGGTAATTCGGTTGGATTAATAAGAGAACTTGCAATTGAAGATAAATCAGAGTATAAAAGTTTTATGAGGATGACACCAGAGCAGTTCGAATTTTTGTTACAAGAAATATCTCCTAAAATAAAACGTGAAGATACGATTATGAGACCGGCGATAcctgcaaaaataaaattggagCTTACCTTATCACTTTTAGCTACCGGAAACAGTTATCGTAGTTTATCTCACTTTTTTCGGGTTTCAAAAGCAGCAATAAGTATTTTCGTTCCTGAAGTTTTAGACGCTGTGTTCGAGGCTTTAAAGGATTATATAAAAGTAAGTTGatagtattaaatacaaatattggtatatagtgtaatatatatatatattaacttttgtataagaaatcaataaaatgttaactttttcaagaataacataatacaaaatcTTTATATAGGAAATCAACAAGtaacaattcataaatattcatagaaaagtaattataataaaaaaaaatgttaactttttcaagaataacataatacaaaatcTTTATATAGGAAATCAAcaaattgtaattcaatttttttttcatttcaaaaaaccattttatgtTTGGCACATAAACATTGTCTGCGCTGCTTCCAGACGCTTTcgatttatctatttttttcttttcttggtAGTAGGTAGATTTTACATttcgtattttagattttacttCAGCTACTTTAAAACCTGGTATACCCATTCCGTCCACAATTTTTTGATAACATGCTTCCcgcatttgtttatttttgtgtgaTACATATTTAGGATTCCAGAGGCATTCATATTGCTTAAACTCTTGAATGAATTTGATAGTTGTTTCGGCATTCCACTTTTCTGACATTGTGAATTctgtattaaaaacttaataaactGACAAAAATAAACTGCAGGACAGCAcgtgataaaacaaatattctctTATCACTTCAACTAAGCACTAATACTATACATCATGCGATCACACGTTGCGAGTGCAATCGCGAGTAGAGTAGAGTCGTGGAGGGGGTAGCTACTTGTCGTTAGTAAATAGAACTGGATTCTATTCACTCGCACTCTCGGTTTTACTAATACTAAGCACTATTCACTTCTGTTCACACGTGTGATAATAGTGCGAGCGACAAGTACTAATGACAAGTACTACGCAGCGTGTAAACTAGGCATAAGGAACAACCAAAATCTGAATTTAATTTAGGCAGGGACCACGGCTATAATACCTAGTTTACACGCTGCGCAGTACTTGTCATTAGTACTTGTCACTCGCACTAACCACTCGTACTATTACTATCTACTATTGTCTACACGTGAATACCTAGTAAGTAAGTAGCAAGTAAGCAGAAGCGAACCAAACGTCACGATGGACCGTCGTCTTTTTTTAAaggcaatttttaaatattatgccaacgttataatatcatcattgatacaaaaacttgaaaacgaatcagaaaaaaaaacgattatggACAAGAAAATGGTTGCTGAGACGGGATACCCTTGGTAATTCAGTTGGAATTTTAAGAGAACTTGCTACTGAAGATCAACTTGAGTATAGACGTTTTATGAGGATAACACCTGACCAATTTGAATTTCtgttacaaaaaatatctcATCTAATACAAAGAGAAGATACAATTATGAGAACTGCAATCCCTACGAGGATAAAACTGGAATTAACTTTGTCTTTTTTAGCTACGGGTAATAGCTACCGCAGTTTCTCACACTACTTTAGAGTTTCGAAACCAGCAATCAGTTTGTTTGTCCCAGAAGTTCTGGACGCCTTATACGATTGCTTAAAGGATTATATAAAGGTAAGCATTCAGTATTGaaagaaatatttaacttattttataaaactaggaaatgtttgtattttgatagtaaaatacaaattactgaatatataataggtaacagaatataaaatataaacgcatATACTCAACTCGGTTTATGAAATAAAGTGTGTACTTTGataattatgaataacaaaacaagatattataagttaaatttaaatataaaataattcaaatactcaacttggtttataaaataacaatttaaataataataataataattgttaaataaaaatagtgaatatattatacctacattttattaaataaatgcagtataataaactaacaaatcaataattatcTTCAAACGTCATAGACAATGCAGTAGATATTAAGTCACGATTTTCAATTACGGGACTTTGAGTGCGAAAGTCACTTGACGATGATGAATTAATAGACCCAGGCGTActgcaatatttataattttcaatggcCATATCACTCAAAATATTCTGAATCCTAGACTGTGCGATCAAAGCTTGGTCATATGGTAAAGTTTTTAACTGAGCAGCTACACTTTTACCAAAACAATCGAATTGGTTTTCTGGAGGTTCTGGCTTGTcttcatttataatttcttgAAGTTTTTTCAATTCACTGATTGCCAGAAAAATTCCCTTTCgatttgatacaattttattcttaaacTGGTTTGATtctttattaatgtttattgtttctGTTGATATGTCGGGTAAATCAGCAGATCCACTAGTAGAACTCTCTTGAGTAAAAGCAAATGACACATCAGAGTCCTGTTGGTCTGAAGATTGAATATCAAAATCCTGTGGTTTTTGAGTGAGATCTTGAGTACTTtccatctaaaaaaaattatataaaacaaatagttatataggtataatataatataataggtatataatatattataataggtatatattttatgtataaaaatagtacataatttaataggattaaataaaaataactaattaggcaataaagtagtaatattaataaaaaggaaaattaggaaaaagtaaatatacctttcaaatgaaatacaattaaaaaaatgtttcaggGTCCTGCCACATATGAAGAGTGGAATACAATAGAAAGGGGATTCAGCTCGAGGTGGAATTTTCCAGGAGTATATGGAGCTATTGAtggaaaacatatattaattcgTGCACCACCGGATTGTGGcagtgatttttttaattacaagggGACAAATAGCCTTATTTTATTGGCAGTCGTGGACGATGATTActgttttaattacataaatattggaGCAAATGGAAGGTGCTTAGATGGTGGTGTTTTCCAAagcaattcaatttttaatgaccttgaaaaaaatatgttacccGAGGGTGGATTTATAGTTGGAGATGCTGCATTTCCACTAAAACCATATTTACTGAAACCATATCAACATTCACCATTAACTTAcgaacaaaaaatattcaattatagaCTTTCGAGAGCGTGGAGAATTGTAGAAAATGTTTTTGGAATTCTCGTGAGTAGATTTCGAATATTTGAACGACCTATTGCTACAGATGTAATGGTAACTGATAAAATTATTCGGACATGTGCTTTACATAACTGGTTGAGGAAGACGTcagcaaaaatgtattttttttgcaaCTTCTGATTACTTATTTTGTAAGTAATGTCCACGAATTAGCTCTAGCTGAGGTAAATGGTatttaccatttatttatttatttgtcatatttttgtatattttggacaaaatgaatatttttatacatttcgaCTACAAAAACACAAAAAGTGCATGTTTAGTATATTTCATTACAATTCATTTTATCGCAGTACAAAAATACCcaaatgtaattttatcttATGTTATCTTAATGTCGCATACTCGTACGCTTACTAAATAAAAGCATACAGCTAAAAGTTAGTTTGTGTTTGACAGTGATCGTCGTATATCGTGTGTAGTGATACGTTTCCGTGTTGTTTGCGAACTGTATTGGTTTCGttatgtacttacctaatacctacattCAATTATAAAATGCCAAAATGCCAAAAATACAAAGTACCAGTGCAAAACTTCGACAGTATGTAGAGACagtatagttttttaaaacCGATGGTAAAacactatattgtaatatttgtgaCCAGGCAGTATCATCAAATAAGCGCTTTCAAGTAACTCAGCATTTAAGTACAGCAAAACACCTCAGTAATTCAacaagaaaagaaaaaattaaacaaatatttattaaagactCATTTGAAGATAAGAACTCAGAATTTTCGCTCGATTTATGTCGTGCATTTCTAGCTTCTGATATCCCTTTATGGAAATTGTTACGCATGAAGATAAATGTTCTAAGTCGTATTTATTGACTTGCGAGGAACTTTCAAAGTACAATTATCAAACAGTAGGGAAATTCTTTCACGATGCTTCAAATATACTTTGGCCCAAcgacattaaatataataaagtttttttatttttaattgacgcTGCATCATACATGGTGAAAACAGCTAATACACTAActgcattatttaaataatatttatttggttgatttaagcatatttttattgcatatttttgcatattttcaataaaccaaatgcatatttaattgcatataaatcctagccctacttattagtattaaattaatgtaaataatatcaaattattaggggtgtattatttatattatatattatagtatttaataaaatgcattttcagattagattaaaatgttcaacattaaaatataggGCGGGGGGAAAATCAAATGCTGGAGGGGCACTTGCACACCCTGGCCCCAGTGTAGCGCTGTCCTTGTGTATACCGATACCAAAAAAAAtagatcattgtaaaatcaatgcattcattGCTCTTGCtcagtcattaaaaaaaatcatttaaagaaaaaaaaacaacaatcaaaaacaatatttttcagagGATTACTGGGCTGTAGCCCTCTTAGTCAAAATAAAACCTGtcagaaatatttcaaaaagtaaaacatcgaataattaataatcataataaataggtacctagatagGTTAGGTCTTAATAAAAATCACAATTGTGCCTaaacttaattaataaacagCTGTATACAGAACTATTAGTTAAAATTAGAACTTGAAATACTTGAAATGTCTCCAAATTGATAAATCAATCacggtcaaatttaaaaatgtaatgcaaataattaaaattaataaaacttaggTACATGgctattttataaatgataacaCACCAATGGACGAGGTTCAACTTGCCCTTGATTGTATCCATCTATGGTATGCCCTGCTATTCTTAAgaacattaaaatatcattgttctcatttaatatttgaatatagttCTTAATTCGATATGTAGCATCAGCTCAATTAACTCGAGTTACACTATTTCGTATTGAATGATTTCTCCGAGCTTGGTCCATTTCTACATAGTACTGGTTTTCAAACAACAATAGTCTtgctaacataataataatatagttttaattaatatgaaaaattattccGCTCACCTAATTTTGGtagcaaaaaatgtattagatatacgacaatgtgttttttttaatcacagCATTTGCATgatccaaattaaaaattgaaaattacaaaatacaaattaaacagtttttaaaataaaataacaacaatacaaatttaCGGGTAATACTAAAACCCGGGAAGCCGGGACGGGACGGGACCAATTTATTCCATTCCACACAGTGATAAGAAAAACAGTGTGGTCTGAACGAAATGgcctaaaatattgttatccTTGTACACTtagtacattatttaaatacattattccgtaataatattatattattaaatttattatttaaaatttacattaaatacatagactatattaatttattgacctATGTACCAAAATTAGGAAAAACATGACATACTTGCCCAGCTATAGTCCAAGCATCTGGTGAAATGCAGTTAAGCCCCATTTGATTTGAAACTTATAAAACGTACACCAAAATTAAAGTAGATTAAACCTAAATTTTTAATATGGAACTtatctaaaaaattgtattattgcagAAACAGGACAGAATTTACATACCACAGGTACTCAAATATAGTACAAATTGTAGACGGGACGATctgtaattagttaaaaaattaattaaaacttatgaAACGTATGTCAATAATTTGAGTATGTTAATCCCTTCCCGTTtctgcaataatttatattttttcgtaatttttttaccaaaagataaggtataatatactcaagTTTTGGTGTAAGTTtcataagttttaattaatttttgagcTAACTACAGCACGTCCTGTCAAAATATTGACCTGATTACGCGCACCTGTGGTGGTGGAATCACGTCCTGTTtctgcaataatttatattttttcttaatttttttaacaaaagattggatataatatacttaaattttgGTGTATGTTTCAtaagtcttaaaatatttttgaattcactACAGCTTGTCCCGTCTACAATTTGGATTATATTTCAGTACCTGTGGCTGTGGAATCTCGTCCCGTTTCTgcattattgaacatttttcgccgatttttatattagtaactAATTTAGTAGTTTCAAAACCAGCCAAAAgcactttttttgaaaactgattttttcgtattttctaAATGGTCACACTGTATTAAAAGTGctgtaaaaatattgaacttCAAAAGAGACCATAACTTGTATAAACTGACCACGGAAAATTGTAGTTGGTATCAAAATCACCCATCTGACGATGTTTACTTCAAAACAAGCCATAATCAATCACGTTATTTTTCGcggcaaaaaaataattgataataataataatgctatgatagtagtaactatagtaatatcataattattatcattataatttataagttataactatatttttatttttaattagtttattttactagCTGTTAATAGTCTTATTGTGTACGTGTACTATTGTATGTTGTGTAAGTGTTAATCATTTATATAAGTTCTTTTATAAACATAGACAAACATCCTCAAATCGAGGATATGTCTAGAAAAAGGAAAATAAACAGGCAATTATGGGAAGTAACAAGGAAAAAAACTGAAAGGTATTTTATAATCTCATAActagttaattaaattttataatataactaataacacaatttttacATGTTAGGTATTGTAATCCTGGTGCcccaaaatgtaaaaaatgtgacCATAAATTGCAAATTCATGCATTCAAATGCAGTGAAATACGGCGTGTTGATCAAATAAATTTCCATAAAAACTTTTacagcaatataaataaaatacaacaagatttatttatacttaagtaCACATCGGGAataaaatcaaaagaaaaagAACCTGGTGTacgtaatgaaataataaatttaaaaattaaatattatattccaaaaatgttttcgaaaaaaactaATTCCAGTTTGCCgtgatttgtttttatcaacCCTTTTGCTATCAAAAAATCGTGTACAGGGTGTAGTACGTAGACATTTCATTTTTGGAACCAGTCCAACTGAAAAAAGGGGTGGCAAtagaaaaactaatatttttatggacAAAAGAAATGGAGTTatcacttttattaaaaaaa
This genomic window from Metopolophium dirhodum isolate CAU chromosome 1, ASM1992520v1, whole genome shotgun sequence contains:
- the LOC132950614 gene encoding uncharacterized protein LOC132950614, with product MEFVYSEKSKPLIIYEGYKFRFHKTLQDDVQRWPCCVKNRKCFIKLSSSNVIVESNTNHEHSEPDKKALNRQIMSNSLKRKGLVDISCKPSKLIRSKLKQGDIPTLTNNDLSLIRHNIHRARLSVHPPLPSCIEELHTALGSMEIKTNIGEQFLFVNDKENSIVGFSTEQNIKVLCDIKKIYVDETFKSCPKNFTQLFTIHGLKNDVYLPLVFFLLPNKLSTTYTCAFQHVIRHSISIGVSCFPTNIFIDFEPAIHSAAVEVFPNAKIRGCRFHLGQSWWRKIHSLGLTKLHNDNTDDSHYLKYFFGLPFLEPENVIDFFTDDFMAIQPAENDLIVKCTDYIF